The following proteins are co-located in the Tiliqua scincoides isolate rTilSci1 chromosome 8, rTilSci1.hap2, whole genome shotgun sequence genome:
- the TEKTIP1 gene encoding tektin bundle-interacting protein 1: MNSHSLTYRDLVLDRPYVPQSTLETDFPTPLYSDEYLSLRGPRNAPVIKEAVRWKFTPMGWDASPQVWYTGLTNSHNREAWYTLTKSIGREPYHRWLKSHAKRERSLPPAYAQRLRDSSWYDPIVPAQYLDPSTRWGAFLWQEKYIPGKEYVVNRNRCAEELKGKPGYVPYLSFHTPVYTAKDYRTWRMFSHQPSTNNQ, translated from the exons ATGAATTCCCATAGTCTAACGTATCGGGATTTGGTATTAGATCGGCCGTATGTGCCCCAGAGTACCTTGGAGACTGATTTTCCCACTCCGCTGTACAG CGATGAGTATCTGTCATTGAGAGGGCCACGAAATGCTCCCGTCATAAAGGAGGCTGTTCGCTGGAAGTTCACCCCCATGGGGTGGGATGCCAGCCCTCAGGTCTGGTACACAGGCCTAACCAACAGCCACAATCGCGAAGCCTGGTATACACTCACCAAGAGTATCGGCCGAGAACCGTACCACCGCTGGCTGAAGTCCCATGCCAAACGGGAGAGGTCTCTTCCCCCTG CTTATGCTCAGCGTTTGCGAGACAGCAGCTGGTACGATCCGATTGTCCCCGCCCAATATTTGGACCCGAGCACTCGTTGGGGTGCTTTTCTGTGGCAGGAGAAGTACATTCCTGGAAAGGAATATG TTGTCAACCGCAACCGCTGTGCTGAAGAGCTCAAGGGGAAGCCTGGCTATGTCCCCTACCTCTCTTTCCACACACCAGTCTACACTGCCAAGGACTACCGTACCTGGAGGATGTTCAGCCACCAGCCCTCGACCAACAACCAGTAA